The following coding sequences are from one uncultured Bacteroides sp. window:
- a CDS encoding DUF5074 domain-containing protein, whose product MLDFFKRYFSVLFVFLVAGCMNYGPIDEESFSSGGDIDNSDTITGKGLFITNEGNFTYGNASLSYYNPKTKNIENEIFARANAQKLGDVAQSMTIYNGIGWIVVNNSGIIFAIDLNTFKRVGQITGFTSPRYIYFLNDEKAYVTQIWDKRICIINPKTYQITGYIDTPMKKDNESTEQMVKYGKYVFTNCWSYNNKILVIDTETDQICDSIKVGIQPTSLVIDKNNKIWTVTDGGYEGSPYGYEAPSLYKIDAKTRKVEKEFKFKIKDHPSEVQLNGTQDTLYFINNDIWRLPITAKRFPIKSFIKNKNTIYYGLTINPINSEVYVADAIDYVQPGVILRYSSNGVQLDEFKVGIIPGAFCWR is encoded by the coding sequence ATGCTAGATTTTTTTAAAAGATACTTTTCTGTATTATTTGTATTTCTCGTTGCCGGATGTATGAACTATGGCCCTATTGATGAAGAAAGTTTCAGTAGTGGAGGAGATATAGATAATAGTGACACCATTACCGGCAAAGGGCTTTTCATTACTAATGAAGGAAATTTCACCTATGGAAATGCTTCTTTATCTTACTATAATCCGAAAACAAAAAACATAGAGAACGAAATTTTCGCTCGAGCAAATGCCCAAAAACTAGGAGATGTAGCACAATCCATGACTATCTATAATGGCATTGGATGGATCGTTGTCAATAACTCCGGAATTATATTTGCTATTGATCTGAATACATTCAAAAGAGTAGGTCAAATCACAGGATTTACATCCCCTCGCTATATCTATTTTCTAAATGACGAAAAAGCATATGTGACCCAGATATGGGATAAACGAATTTGTATCATTAACCCAAAAACTTACCAAATAACAGGATATATTGATACTCCAATGAAAAAAGATAATGAATCAACAGAGCAAATGGTAAAATATGGAAAATACGTATTTACTAATTGTTGGAGTTATAATAATAAGATATTGGTTATTGATACAGAAACGGATCAAATATGTGATTCCATTAAAGTAGGCATTCAGCCAACCTCACTCGTAATAGATAAAAATAATAAAATATGGACTGTCACTGATGGGGGATACGAAGGAAGCCCCTATGGTTATGAAGCCCCTTCACTTTATAAAATTGATGCCAAAACAAGAAAAGTAGAAAAAGAATTTAAATTCAAGATAAAAGATCATCCATCAGAAGTGCAACTAAATGGAACTCAAGACACCCTCTACTTCATAAATAATGATATATGGAGACTTCCGATAACAGCAAAACGTTTCCCTATAAAATCATTCATCAAAAATAAAAATACGATCTATTATGGACTTACCATCAACCCCATCAATTCCGAAGTCTATGTAGCTGATGCTATTGATTATGTACAACCCGGGGTTATCCTGCGATATTCATCGAACGGAGTACAACTTGATGAATTTAAAGTAGGAATTATTCCAGGAGCTTTCTGTTGGAGATAA
- a CDS encoding PKD-like domain-containing protein: MINKNLIGLLCLVFFVFISCNKDDVIEKETSQKPIITLDSETGVYATKIGKTLTIAPSVEYKDNAIYSWIINGKLVSTEATYTATWTTEGEVYITFRVETLAGSAEEELRVDVSNLAPPVISMVLPSQGLKVLSGTDYVFSPDIQNQDEEGFECQWIRNGEVVATGVTYTFNESELGNYPITIKAINVDGETSKDITVEVVETMPYKVSFETPSYFQTSTDRNTFVRRPIFLKPTLEYFDNPQYTWSVNGKDIETETNSIYKFTPTAAGDYTIKVNVSENLRTKTALTKNITRATSSVSSQVVVHCFDYEQMDNFRASTASSSQVQNKIYEYTPAPGQFINELNTAGFTGNEMTQAAAIAYATKRLNNKYYVSLGGFGGYIIVGFDHSVPKSENVYDFSIQGNAFDGSSEPGIIWVMQDINKNGLPDDEWYQLKGSETGKENTTQDYSVTYYRPSAKGMSVQWTDSKGISGKIDYLQEYHAQDYYYPQWIKEDSYTLRGTCLEARNKLVGNIWKNQSYDWGYADNYGTDVLTGNALDGNGQQNGFKISNAIYRDGSSVDLKYIDFIKVQVGANTKSGPIGELSTEVFSFYDLSITNQ, translated from the coding sequence ATGATAAACAAAAATCTTATTGGCCTATTGTGCCTCGTATTTTTTGTCTTTATTTCGTGTAATAAAGATGATGTTATTGAAAAAGAGACTTCTCAAAAACCAATCATAACATTGGATAGTGAAACTGGAGTTTATGCAACCAAAATAGGCAAAACACTAACAATTGCTCCCAGTGTGGAATATAAAGACAATGCAATCTATTCGTGGATTATCAACGGTAAATTGGTAAGTACAGAAGCAACTTACACTGCAACATGGACTACAGAAGGAGAAGTTTATATCACTTTTCGTGTAGAGACTCTAGCAGGAAGTGCAGAAGAAGAATTACGCGTAGACGTAAGTAACTTGGCTCCTCCTGTAATTTCTATGGTTCTTCCATCACAAGGGTTAAAAGTTTTATCCGGCACAGATTACGTATTTAGTCCTGATATCCAAAATCAGGATGAAGAAGGATTTGAATGTCAATGGATTCGTAATGGTGAGGTAGTTGCTACCGGAGTAACTTATACATTCAATGAGTCTGAATTAGGAAATTATCCTATCACAATTAAGGCTATCAATGTAGATGGAGAAACAAGTAAAGACATCACAGTAGAAGTTGTAGAGACAATGCCTTATAAAGTAAGTTTTGAAACACCATCCTACTTCCAAACATCAACAGATAGAAACACATTTGTGAGGCGTCCTATATTTTTAAAACCGACTCTTGAATATTTTGATAACCCCCAATATACATGGAGCGTAAATGGCAAAGACATAGAAACTGAAACAAATTCGATATATAAGTTTACTCCCACAGCAGCAGGAGATTACACCATAAAGGTTAATGTTAGCGAAAACCTTAGAACGAAAACAGCACTCACAAAAAACATAACACGTGCAACATCTTCTGTATCAAGTCAAGTTGTTGTTCACTGCTTTGATTACGAACAAATGGATAATTTCCGTGCTTCTACTGCATCTAGCTCTCAAGTGCAGAATAAAATCTATGAATATACTCCTGCTCCAGGGCAGTTCATAAATGAACTAAATACTGCAGGATTTACTGGAAACGAAATGACCCAAGCAGCAGCTATTGCATATGCTACAAAAAGGCTAAACAACAAATATTATGTTTCTCTAGGAGGCTTTGGAGGATATATTATCGTAGGCTTTGATCATAGCGTGCCTAAGAGTGAAAACGTTTATGACTTCTCAATACAAGGAAATGCTTTCGATGGGAGTTCAGAACCAGGTATAATCTGGGTTATGCAAGACATTAATAAAAATGGCTTGCCGGATGACGAATGGTATCAACTTAAAGGAAGCGAAACGGGTAAAGAAAATACGACACAAGATTACAGTGTGACGTACTATCGCCCCTCAGCTAAAGGTATGAGTGTGCAATGGACAGATTCCAAGGGTATAAGTGGGAAAATAGACTATTTACAAGAATATCATGCCCAAGATTACTATTATCCTCAATGGATAAAAGAAGATAGCTATACACTTAGAGGAACTTGCCTGGAAGCTCGCAATAAACTGGTAGGAAATATATGGAAAAACCAGTCTTATGATTGGGGATATGCCGATAATTATGGCACAGATGTTCTTACAGGAAATGCACTAGACGGAAATGGACAACAAAATGGTTTTAAAATATCCAATGCCATCTATCGTGATGGTAGTTCTGTTGATCTAAAATATATAGATTTTATAAAGGTTCAAGTTGGAGCCAATACCAAAAGCGGCCCAATAGGTGAACTCTCTACTGAAGTTTTTTCTTTCTATGACTTATCAATAACAAATCAATAA
- a CDS encoding TonB-dependent receptor: MKKQNIILLCFLLLFVKETQAQSKWSLKIPEVTIIGRRPMKEIGTQETKLDSMVLQEIVGYSMSEVLSQNTTIFIKQYGRATLSTASFRGTAPSHTKVTWNGMELNSPMLGMVDFSMIPSYFIDNATLLHGTSSINVTGGGLGGAITLSNKATVQKGLNLQYIQGLSSFKTSDEFLRLTYGNRQWHTSTRIAYSSSENRYKYKNYNKKKDVYDENHQIISSYYPIERNKSGEFHDFNLLQEAYYNTKKGDKFGLSIWYTNSRRGVPMLNVDYKEDNEYTNQKQEHTLRGILSWDKNIKKIKLGAKTGYTYTSLGYDYTRDLGNNKQVNMIHSRSYVNTYYGEFNTDYYLNNSWLLTANASIHQHFVRSQDKNIITQNGNKAIVGYDKARIEASGYISAKWQPTERLGVSLALREDRYGNNWTPIIPAAFFDFVLSKKGQLIAKASVSRNYRFPTLNDLYFLPGGNPNLKIERGITYDGGIEYTVGKSNKYTLKGSATWFDSYINDWIVWLPTFKGFWSPQNVKQVHAYGIELKNNLKMKLSPEWKLSVNSSFAWTPSINHGDPVNWADESIGKQLVYIPKYSSSLTGHLLWKSWQLTYKWCYYSERYTTSSNDTKSKIGRLLPYVMNDISLEKQFFTHWAYFSIKGLINNLFNEEYESVLSHPMPKMNFGIMIDIRPKW, translated from the coding sequence ATGAAAAAACAAAATATTATATTACTTTGCTTTCTGCTCTTATTCGTTAAAGAGACACAAGCACAAAGTAAATGGTCACTCAAAATTCCAGAAGTGACTATCATTGGACGACGCCCAATGAAAGAAATAGGAACTCAGGAAACAAAACTAGATTCTATGGTATTGCAAGAGATAGTGGGCTACTCAATGTCTGAAGTACTCTCACAAAACACAACTATCTTCATTAAACAATACGGGCGAGCAACTTTATCCACTGCCTCTTTCAGAGGAACTGCTCCATCTCATACTAAAGTGACATGGAACGGAATGGAATTAAACTCTCCCATGCTAGGAATGGTGGATTTCTCAATGATACCCTCTTATTTTATTGATAATGCAACCTTACTTCACGGCACTTCTTCCATCAATGTAACGGGAGGAGGATTAGGTGGGGCCATTACCTTATCAAACAAAGCAACAGTTCAAAAAGGTCTTAATCTCCAGTATATTCAAGGGCTCAGCTCTTTCAAAACTAGCGATGAATTTTTGCGCCTTACTTATGGAAATCGCCAATGGCATACCTCCACGCGTATAGCTTATTCCTCTTCTGAAAACAGGTATAAATATAAAAATTACAACAAGAAGAAGGATGTATATGATGAGAATCATCAAATAATAAGTAGCTATTACCCCATTGAGCGCAATAAATCGGGAGAATTTCATGATTTTAATCTTCTTCAGGAAGCTTATTATAATACAAAAAAAGGCGATAAATTTGGTTTATCTATTTGGTATACAAACTCACGTCGAGGAGTCCCTATGCTCAATGTTGACTATAAAGAAGATAACGAATATACGAACCAAAAACAGGAACACACTCTTAGAGGAATCTTATCGTGGGATAAAAACATTAAGAAAATAAAGCTTGGAGCTAAAACCGGGTATACTTATACTAGTTTAGGATATGATTATACACGTGATTTGGGCAATAATAAACAAGTAAACATGATTCATTCCCGCAGTTATGTGAACACCTATTATGGCGAGTTTAATACTGACTATTATTTAAATAATAGCTGGCTATTAACAGCCAACGCATCCATACATCAACATTTTGTGCGGAGCCAAGACAAAAATATTATCACGCAAAATGGAAATAAAGCAATAGTGGGATATGATAAGGCACGCATAGAAGCCTCAGGATATATATCCGCTAAATGGCAACCAACAGAACGCTTAGGAGTATCACTCGCCTTACGTGAAGACAGATATGGCAATAACTGGACTCCTATCATTCCTGCGGCATTTTTTGATTTTGTACTTTCTAAAAAAGGTCAACTAATAGCTAAAGCATCCGTTTCACGGAATTATAGATTTCCGACTCTAAACGATCTTTACTTTTTACCTGGAGGAAATCCAAATCTAAAGATAGAACGTGGAATCACATATGATGGAGGTATAGAATATACAGTAGGGAAATCGAACAAATATACTTTAAAAGGATCTGCCACATGGTTTGACTCTTATATTAACGACTGGATTGTCTGGCTTCCAACTTTCAAAGGTTTTTGGAGCCCTCAGAATGTAAAGCAAGTACATGCTTATGGCATAGAACTAAAGAATAACTTAAAAATGAAATTATCACCAGAATGGAAGTTATCCGTTAATAGTTCTTTTGCATGGACTCCCTCTATAAATCATGGAGATCCTGTTAATTGGGCAGATGAGTCCATAGGAAAACAGTTAGTCTATATTCCTAAGTATTCTTCATCGCTCACAGGTCATCTTCTTTGGAAAAGCTGGCAACTTACCTATAAATGGTGCTATTACAGCGAGCGTTATACAACTTCAAGTAATGATACGAAAAGTAAAATAGGCAGACTGCTTCCTTACGTTATGAATGATATATCTCTTGAAAAACAATTTTTCACTCATTGGGCTTACTTTTCAATAAAAGGGCTTATCAACAACCTTTTTAATGAAGAGTATGAGTCCGTACTTTCTCATCCTATGCCTAAAATGAATTTTGGAATTATGATAGACATACGGCCTAAATGGTGA
- a CDS encoding DUF4465 domain-containing protein, translating to MKKFFSFQTMFAIAAISMSISSCSNEDDNFYANLNGEGVKTRTAMSGDTTIIDFENAASILLAGPTSYGENLYANYSGSKFLNWSDNSSGFTCGINILNGGQNYYNGGIAISNWNIMSNPSGKSGDWWYSYLNQCSVYNSASTDGSNENAGHDGSNNFGVMYGYSDAYNTSYMSNPEFNFGAGEEVTIKRMYVCNSSYLYGVMKYGNQFGIYGSAVSLEQAKGYFKVLAYGFNASGQATNGGQPVEKYLADYRDGSSTSTSISTTWSAWDLSALGNVNKVKFNFVGSDSGAYGLNTPAYLCIDDIYIY from the coding sequence ATGAAAAAGTTCTTCTCTTTTCAAACGATGTTTGCTATTGCGGCAATTTCAATGTCTATTTCATCTTGTAGTAATGAGGATGACAATTTTTATGCTAATCTTAACGGAGAAGGTGTCAAAACTCGTACAGCCATGAGTGGAGACACCACTATTATTGATTTTGAAAATGCTGCATCAATTTTATTAGCAGGTCCAACTTCCTATGGGGAAAATCTGTATGCAAACTATTCCGGTAGTAAATTTCTAAACTGGAGTGATAACTCTTCAGGATTCACTTGCGGTATAAACATTTTAAATGGAGGACAAAACTATTATAACGGTGGGATAGCAATATCCAATTGGAATATCATGTCGAATCCTTCAGGGAAATCGGGTGATTGGTGGTATTCATATCTCAATCAATGTAGTGTATACAATTCGGCCTCAACAGATGGATCTAATGAAAATGCCGGACATGATGGTTCTAACAATTTTGGTGTCATGTATGGATATAGCGATGCATATAATACATCATATATGTCAAATCCGGAATTTAATTTTGGAGCTGGTGAAGAGGTCACTATAAAAAGAATGTATGTGTGCAATTCATCTTACTTATACGGGGTCATGAAGTATGGCAATCAATTCGGTATATACGGCTCTGCTGTTTCGCTAGAACAGGCGAAAGGGTACTTTAAGGTCTTAGCTTACGGCTTTAACGCTAGCGGACAGGCAACCAATGGAGGACAACCCGTTGAGAAATATTTAGCTGATTACCGTGACGGAAGCTCTACCTCTACTTCCATTTCTACAACCTGGTCTGCATGGGATCTGTCAGCTTTAGGAAATGTCAATAAAGTAAAATTCAATTTTGTAGGATCAGACAGTGGCGCATACGGATTAAATACGCCCGCTTACCTATGTATTGACGATATATATATTTATTAA
- a CDS encoding TonB-dependent receptor, whose product MKKRIYLILAFSIVITSIQAASLKGKITNNEKEGLVGVSVYIKSLDKGTITDANGAYVLENIPNGKYSIEYRYLGYLTQNKKLTVSLEKAVYRINIELAEESQELHEVVISAGRVPEKLSTIPASITIVNNKELSQIAQSTSNMNEILEQKVPGLAPQTGSYSNAGQTLRGRKALVMIDGVPISTPLRNGQIGLKAINANDLARVEVIKGATSIYGNGSDGGFINYITKKPQKGKPLSGTTNIWGTMNLAKADDSFGGGVYQSLQGSINNLRYVGSFSYEQTGNKYDADGVPLFPIYGLDNTKIYSGFGKLLYQLSSKQEIILSTNVYKSRQDSPFEPVLTKIKVLNSDGDYEITSGYGKKRSADYPEKPKGAGSVSSVLKYNLHDLFGGTTTFSSDLYYQKSRNIFFYSEKFEDGGQSVINSEKVGLRPNFNTQLSSANTTTSLTYGIDILQDRTNQNLLDGRLWVPDITMHSIAPYLQSSFKINDNINIKAGVRYDYAELKVNTYNTIPYSPKQDGNFNPSVTVRGGTLSFDKLSFNLGLRYTVNDKFIPYINFSQGFSMSELSRILRQTENPEILHNTDIKAVSINNYEIGFMSYLGPIKIEAAGYYSTSNIGTGLTFNEDNNRFEPTASPQKIFGAELALDGRFLKDKLSVGSSFSWVEGLTESTNDKNTLKYVGGDVISPPKLTGYVSYLITPKLSSNVNVVYVGNRKRFSPYLNKNNKWTYNSAQAPVKHYTIVNMSLSYHLMHAMKVSLAVNNLFNNYYMPARSQWSAPLRNQSTVGEGTNIRLSLKYDF is encoded by the coding sequence ATGAAAAAGAGAATCTATCTAATCCTAGCGTTTTCAATAGTAATAACATCAATACAAGCTGCTTCTTTAAAAGGAAAAATAACAAATAATGAAAAAGAAGGCCTTGTAGGTGTATCAGTGTATATAAAATCTTTAGATAAAGGAACTATTACAGACGCTAATGGAGCTTATGTCTTAGAGAATATACCAAATGGAAAGTATTCCATAGAATATAGATATCTAGGCTATCTTACTCAAAACAAAAAGCTTACGGTATCATTAGAGAAGGCCGTCTATCGTATTAACATAGAATTGGCTGAGGAATCTCAAGAGCTTCATGAAGTCGTTATATCAGCAGGACGTGTGCCTGAGAAGCTCTCTACAATCCCGGCATCCATCACAATTGTTAATAACAAAGAGTTATCTCAGATTGCTCAGTCCACAAGCAATATGAATGAAATCCTAGAGCAAAAAGTGCCAGGACTAGCTCCTCAAACAGGTTCCTACTCCAACGCAGGACAAACTCTTAGAGGTAGAAAAGCATTAGTAATGATAGATGGTGTTCCAATCTCTACTCCACTTCGTAACGGGCAAATAGGTCTGAAAGCAATCAATGCAAATGATCTGGCAAGAGTGGAAGTGATTAAGGGTGCGACTTCAATTTATGGCAATGGCAGTGATGGAGGTTTCATCAATTATATCACAAAAAAGCCTCAAAAAGGAAAGCCTTTATCGGGAACTACTAATATTTGGGGAACAATGAATTTAGCTAAAGCAGACGATTCTTTTGGCGGTGGTGTTTATCAATCGCTACAAGGAAGCATTAATAATCTTCGATATGTGGGAAGTTTTAGCTACGAACAAACGGGCAATAAATATGATGCAGATGGCGTACCTTTATTCCCTATATACGGATTAGACAACACCAAAATATACTCCGGTTTCGGTAAGCTACTCTACCAACTTTCAAGCAAGCAAGAAATCATTTTATCGACTAACGTGTACAAGTCTCGTCAAGATAGTCCATTTGAACCCGTTTTGACCAAGATAAAGGTTCTCAACTCTGATGGCGATTATGAGATTACCTCCGGATATGGAAAAAAAAGAAGTGCTGATTATCCGGAAAAACCCAAAGGAGCAGGCTCTGTTAGCAGCGTATTGAAATATAATCTACACGACCTATTCGGTGGAACAACGACCTTTTCTTCCGATCTCTATTATCAAAAGTCTAGAAACATCTTTTTCTATTCTGAAAAATTTGAGGACGGTGGACAGTCAGTAATCAATTCAGAGAAAGTCGGTCTACGCCCCAACTTCAATACACAGTTATCTTCAGCTAACACAACAACTTCCTTGACTTATGGTATAGACATTCTACAAGATCGTACAAACCAAAATTTATTGGATGGCAGATTGTGGGTACCCGACATCACTATGCATAGCATTGCCCCATACTTGCAAAGCAGTTTCAAGATCAATGACAACATCAACATCAAAGCTGGTGTACGATATGATTATGCAGAGCTAAAAGTAAACACCTATAACACCATACCTTATTCACCCAAGCAAGATGGAAACTTCAACCCATCCGTAACAGTGAGAGGAGGAACTTTATCTTTCGACAAGCTCTCTTTTAACTTAGGTCTAAGATATACGGTCAACGATAAATTCATTCCCTACATCAACTTTTCACAAGGCTTCTCAATGTCAGAATTATCAAGAATACTGCGCCAGACTGAAAATCCGGAAATACTTCACAATACGGATATTAAAGCGGTTTCGATCAATAATTATGAGATCGGTTTCATGAGTTATCTAGGTCCAATAAAAATAGAAGCGGCCGGATATTATAGCACTTCTAACATTGGTACGGGACTAACTTTCAACGAAGACAATAACAGATTTGAGCCTACCGCTTCTCCACAAAAGATTTTTGGTGCAGAGCTAGCCCTGGATGGTCGTTTCTTAAAAGATAAGCTTTCTGTTGGAAGCTCTTTCTCATGGGTAGAAGGATTAACAGAATCGACTAACGACAAAAACACCCTTAAATATGTTGGAGGAGATGTAATTTCTCCTCCAAAATTAACAGGATATGTTTCTTACCTGATCACTCCAAAATTGTCATCAAATGTAAATGTTGTATATGTAGGAAATAGAAAACGTTTTTCTCCTTATCTGAATAAGAACAACAAATGGACTTATAATTCAGCACAAGCTCCCGTAAAGCATTACACAATAGTGAACATGTCTCTATCCTACCATTTAATGCATGCTATGAAAGTTTCTTTAGCTGTCAACAATTTATTCAATAACTACTACATGCCTGCCCGCTCACAATGGTCAGCCCCTTTGAGAAATCAAAGTACTGTAGGAGAAGGAACCAATATCCGACTTTCATTGAAATATGATTTCTAA